In a single window of the Saccharothrix australiensis genome:
- a CDS encoding ABC-F family ATP-binding cassette domain-containing protein, with the protein MLITGLLAKIGNVQALTARGITLSLGPRTVLRGVDLDVGAGQRVGLVAPNGVGKSTLLRVLAGELTPDEGVVTARGAVAHLTQETTVEPGEALRAHLARRTGVARVVRRFDEATRALAAGEPGADDAYARAFDAWTAAGAADFDERADEVCERLGLPAGLLDGERTLSGGQSARLRLASVLLVRADVLLLDEPTNDLDAAGLALLEDHVLGSPAAMVLVSHDREFLARTATAIAELDEFTHGLTVFGGGWDAYVAEQASARRKAREEYETYAAKRDHLVQRARQAREWSRAGVRRNAKSDERDKNIKFARKQGAENTAGKASAVDRALERLEEVEEPREPWELRLALPTAGRGSQVAFTLRDAVVSRGDVTLGPIDLTVGAGERWRITGPNGSGKSTLLAALLGRLPLRSGERGQGASVVVGEVDQVRASFATDAPALAVVAEATGLPEVEVRTLLAKFRVGADAVLRPARTLSPGERTRACLAVLQARGTTCLVLDEPTNHLDLPAIEQLEQALETYGGTLLLVTHDRRLADAVGVDHTLDVRTLAR; encoded by the coding sequence GTGCTGATCACAGGACTTCTTGCGAAGATCGGGAATGTGCAGGCGCTGACCGCTCGCGGCATCACGTTGTCGCTCGGACCGAGGACCGTCCTCCGGGGAGTGGACCTGGACGTCGGCGCGGGTCAGCGCGTCGGCCTGGTCGCGCCGAACGGGGTGGGCAAGTCCACCCTGCTCCGCGTGCTGGCCGGTGAGCTGACGCCCGACGAGGGCGTCGTCACCGCGCGCGGCGCGGTGGCCCACCTGACCCAGGAGACGACCGTCGAGCCGGGCGAGGCGCTGCGCGCCCACCTGGCTCGGCGGACCGGCGTCGCGCGGGTGGTCCGGCGGTTCGACGAGGCGACCCGCGCCCTGGCCGCCGGCGAACCGGGCGCCGACGACGCCTACGCCCGCGCGTTCGACGCCTGGACCGCCGCCGGCGCGGCGGACTTCGACGAGCGCGCCGACGAGGTCTGCGAGCGCCTCGGCCTGCCCGCCGGCCTGCTGGACGGCGAGCGCACCCTCTCCGGCGGGCAGTCGGCGCGGCTGCGCCTGGCGTCGGTGCTGCTCGTGCGCGCGGACGTGCTGCTGCTGGACGAGCCGACCAACGACCTGGACGCGGCGGGCCTCGCGCTGCTGGAGGACCACGTGCTGGGCAGCCCGGCGGCGATGGTCCTGGTCAGCCACGACCGCGAGTTCCTGGCCAGGACCGCGACGGCGATCGCCGAGCTGGACGAGTTCACCCACGGCCTGACCGTCTTCGGCGGCGGCTGGGACGCCTACGTGGCCGAGCAGGCGTCGGCGCGGCGCAAGGCGCGCGAGGAGTACGAGACCTACGCGGCCAAGCGCGACCACCTCGTGCAGCGCGCCCGCCAGGCCCGCGAGTGGTCCAGGGCGGGCGTGCGCCGCAACGCGAAGTCCGACGAGCGCGACAAGAACATCAAGTTCGCCCGCAAGCAGGGCGCGGAGAACACGGCGGGCAAGGCGTCCGCGGTGGACCGGGCGCTGGAGCGGCTGGAGGAGGTCGAGGAGCCCCGCGAGCCGTGGGAGCTGCGCCTGGCCCTGCCCACGGCCGGCCGCGGCAGCCAGGTCGCGTTCACGCTGCGGGACGCGGTCGTCAGCCGGGGCGACGTCACCCTCGGCCCGATCGACCTGACCGTCGGCGCGGGCGAGCGCTGGCGCATCACCGGTCCCAACGGGTCGGGCAAGTCGACCCTGCTGGCCGCCCTCCTGGGCCGCCTGCCCCTGCGCTCGGGCGAGCGCGGCCAGGGCGCGTCGGTGGTGGTCGGCGAGGTCGACCAGGTGCGGGCGTCGTTCGCGACGGACGCGCCCGCGCTCGCCGTCGTCGCGGAGGCGACCGGCCTGCCGGAGGTCGAGGTGCGGACCCTGCTGGCCAAGTTCCGGGTGGGCGCGGACGCCGTCCTCCGCCCCGCGCGCACCCTGTCGCCCGGCGAGCGCACCAGGGCGTGCCTGGCCGTGCTCCAGGCGAGGGGCACCACCTGCCTGGTCCTGGACGAGCCGACGAACCACCTCGACCTGCCCGCCATCGAGCAGTTGGAACAGGCCCTGGAGACCTACGGCGGAACCCTGCTCCTGGTGACCCACGACCGGCGACTGGCCGACGCGGTGGGGGTTGACCACACGCTCGACGTGCGGACCCTGGCAAGATGA
- a CDS encoding glutamate-cysteine ligase family protein, which produces MGSNVSSRTFTREDRQRYRERVQRCLDALGTMLAEDSFSFPRQQMGLEIELNLVYDDCRPAMANAEVLEKIGDPSFTLELGQHNLEVNVPPRELAGNETLDLEKELCDTLASADVKAHDAGTSIVMIGVLPTLRHEHFDRRWLSNSPRYGLLNDQILAARGEETVLSMEGSPMPGGSPAERLLSYAESIVPEAACTSVQLHLQVAPDDFAAHWNAAQALAGVQVAIAANSPFLLGKALWHETRIPLFLQATDTRTPELKNQGVRPRVWFGERWITSIFDLFEENVRYFPALLPETGDEDPLEVLDGGGTPSLTELRLHNGTVWRWNRPVYDVVDGVPHLRVENRVLPAGPTVLDTMANAAFFYGAQRALTTLERPLWTQMSFHAAEENLYAGSRHGMGAQLYWPGIGWVPPDELVLRRLLPLAHEGLQACGVSDSARERYLGVIEARCLSRRTGSQWQRETVALLESRGVDRQGALSAMLGQYVELMHGGEPVHTWPVGL; this is translated from the coding sequence ATGGGTAGCAATGTGTCCAGTCGGACGTTCACCAGGGAGGACCGGCAGCGCTACCGCGAGCGGGTCCAGCGGTGCCTGGACGCGCTGGGAACCATGTTGGCCGAGGACAGCTTCTCCTTCCCCCGCCAGCAGATGGGCCTGGAGATCGAGCTGAACCTGGTCTACGACGACTGCCGGCCCGCGATGGCCAACGCCGAGGTGCTGGAGAAGATCGGCGACCCGTCCTTCACCCTGGAGCTGGGGCAGCACAACCTGGAGGTCAACGTCCCGCCGCGCGAACTCGCCGGGAACGAGACGCTGGACCTGGAGAAGGAGCTGTGCGACACGCTGGCGTCGGCGGACGTCAAGGCGCACGACGCGGGCACCTCGATCGTCATGATCGGCGTGCTGCCCACGTTGCGGCACGAGCACTTCGACCGGCGGTGGCTGTCGAACAGCCCGCGCTACGGCCTGCTCAACGACCAGATCCTCGCCGCGCGCGGCGAGGAGACGGTGCTGTCGATGGAGGGTTCGCCCATGCCGGGCGGGTCACCGGCGGAGCGGTTGCTCAGCTACGCGGAGTCCATCGTGCCGGAGGCCGCCTGCACGTCGGTGCAGCTGCACCTCCAGGTCGCGCCGGACGACTTCGCCGCGCACTGGAACGCGGCGCAGGCGCTGGCAGGCGTGCAGGTCGCGATCGCGGCCAACTCCCCCTTCCTGCTGGGCAAGGCGCTGTGGCACGAGACGCGCATACCGCTGTTCCTGCAAGCCACCGACACCCGGACGCCGGAGCTGAAGAACCAGGGCGTGCGACCGCGGGTGTGGTTCGGCGAGCGGTGGATCACCTCGATCTTCGACCTGTTCGAGGAGAACGTCCGGTACTTCCCGGCCCTGCTGCCGGAAACCGGCGACGAGGACCCGTTGGAGGTGCTCGACGGAGGCGGCACGCCGTCGCTGACGGAACTGAGGCTGCACAACGGGACCGTGTGGCGCTGGAACCGGCCCGTGTACGACGTGGTGGACGGGGTGCCGCACCTGCGCGTGGAGAACCGGGTGCTGCCCGCCGGTCCGACGGTGCTCGACACGATGGCCAACGCCGCCTTCTTCTACGGCGCGCAACGGGCATTGACTACTTTGGAGCGTCCACTGTGGACGCAGATGTCGTTCCACGCGGCGGAGGAGAACCTGTACGCCGGGTCTCGGCACGGCATGGGCGCGCAGCTGTACTGGCCCGGCATCGGGTGGGTGCCGCCGGACGAGCTGGTGCTGCGCCGGCTGCTGCCGCTGGCGCACGAGGGGTTGCAGGCGTGCGGTGTGTCGGACTCGGCGCGGGAGCGGTACCTGGGGGTGATCGAGGCCCGGTGCCTGTCCCGGCGGACGGGGTCGCAGTGGCAGCGCGAGACGGTGGCGTTGTTGGAGTCGCGCGGGGTGGACCGGCAAGGCGCGTTGAGCGCGATGTTGGGGCAGTACGTCGAGTTGATGCACGGCGGGGAGCCCGTGCACACGTGGCCGGTCGGGTTGTAG